GTCATAATAAGCGGCGGGATCGACCTCGCCGCGAAGATGCTGAAGAACGAATACGGATTCGATGACTGCGTGGCCGACAAAGTCCTCACCAACCCGGACGGGACCCTGTCGGGAGAGGGGGAGGTAGTGGTCGATCTGAAGGACAAAGGAGTGTTCGTGAGGAAATTCATCGAAGAATACGGGACTTCTCAGGAAAGGACCGTATCGCTCGGCAACTCGTTCACCGACATCCCCATGTTCAAGAACTCGGCCATGTCCATAGCGTTCAATCCCACAGACCCCTATACGTCGGATGCGGCCACCTATACTGTGAGGAGCGAGAACATATCCGACATCCTCGACTGCATCCTGCCGGACGACCCGGAGAAGACCCCGGGCCGCCGAACGGGATAATCATTCGTCGAGGTCCATCGTACCGTCGTCGTAGAGCGACTCGTCGAACGGCTCGTCCTCGTCCACGAGGATCTCCTCCGGACGCTGGCCATTGAGTTTTTTGCCGTAGATGCGGACGATGTCCCTGGCCTCGGCGGTACCCCTCCTCATGAGCTTCGTCTTGGTCTTGATGGCGTGTATGACCGCATCCCAGGTGTCGAAGTTCATGATCATGCCGATGGTGAACTCGTCATCCGGCTCGGCCTCCAAGTACATTGGATAGGTGCGCTTGTAGTCGTTGATGGATGCCTTGACATGAAGGATATCGAAACTCTTGACCCACAGGGCCTTCACTTCGGGGGCGGGACAGGATTTCCTCCTCTTGCCCTCGGCGTTGTCGATATAGGTGATCTGTACATGGCGGCCGTCGTCTAGGTCGAATTCGTCGCCTACCTGAACGATCTCGTCCTCCATGAGGACGGTGCGGGTGACCTCGGTGACATCCTGGTCGCTGAACATGACCTTGACCTCGATCTTCCTAGGAAGCCGGATGGTCCCGGTGAACACGCGCCCGCATTCGCCGCACTGGAACGTACCGCTCACACTGGACCTGCCCATTTTGGCCTTCAGTATCTTATGTTCGGTAACATCAGCGCAGTCGGGGCACTGATAGAGGATCGTATCCGGGAGATCATCTGCCATTTCCTTCACCTATGTCCACATGTAGTCCGTCTTACTTATAAAGCCTCTTGAGAGCGGAGATACCGAACGGCTTCCCGTGGCCGGGCACCACGACGTCCGCATACTGCACTATCCTCTTCATGGAGGCCATGGCCTCATCGGGATCGCAGTTCAAGGCGGGGACCGCCTTCTTCTCCAGATTCTCCTGCAGAGGGACCGCGTCTCCGACCAAGGCATAGCGCCTGTCGGCGTCCACGAAAAGAGATCCCGAGTCCTCGGTATGCCCCGGAGTGCGCACGAAGCGGACCCCTTTCGCAATCTCCTTCTCGGTATCCAAGAGGGTCACCCCGTCCATCGGGTCCCCTCCGGAGAACTTCAGGACCTCGGCGTTACGGAACAGTCCCAGATTCCCGATGTGGTCGGGATGCCCGTGGGTGAGGACGACCGTATCGACATCCTCGGGGAATATCCTGCCTATCTGCTTGAAGGACGACCTTATCCCGGCCCCCATATATCCCTGACTGGTATCTACGACGATGTTGTGGCCGTCGTCGGTCCTTACCAATGAGGAGGTGGACCATGTACCGGAGGGGACCACGGAACCGTCCGCACCCCTCTCGAGATGTCCGATGACGAGGATGTCGATGGATGTCATGGCATGGACAATAAAATATCACCATGAATATGTTGCCATGATACAATGGAGTACAAGGACGGCCTCGACATGGCGGAGGATCCGGGGGTATATCCCCCATCGGAGGACAGCATCTTCCTGACGGAGTCCCTGGACATACGCATCGGAGAAAAGGTCTTGGAGATCGGGACCGGATCCGGCATAGTATCCATCCAATGCGCACTGAACGGGGCGGATGTCGTCTGCGGGGACATAAATCCGAGGGCGGTCGCCCTCGCCAGGAGGAATGCCGCGGCC
The nucleotide sequence above comes from Candidatus Methanomethylophilus alvi Mx1201. Encoded proteins:
- a CDS encoding HAD-IB family phosphatase; protein product: MRRKYDLVCFDMDGVLTKLRSSWAWVHQSLGVENEAAYQAFINQEIDEKEFMRRDIAKWKSAKPDICERDLIHFFQNMPVIDGIQETVAALQECGMKCVIISGGIDLAAKMLKNEYGFDDCVADKVLTNPDGTLSGEGEVVVDLKDKGVFVRKFIEEYGTSQERTVSLGNSFTDIPMFKNSAMSIAFNPTDPYTSDAATYTVRSENISDILDCILPDDPEKTPGRRTG
- a CDS encoding HVO_0476 family zinc finger protein, producing MADDLPDTILYQCPDCADVTEHKILKAKMGRSSVSGTFQCGECGRVFTGTIRLPRKIEVKVMFSDQDVTEVTRTVLMEDEIVQVGDEFDLDDGRHVQITYIDNAEGKRRKSCPAPEVKALWVKSFDILHVKASINDYKRTYPMYLEAEPDDEFTIGMIMNFDTWDAVIHAIKTKTKLMRRGTAEARDIVRIYGKKLNGQRPEEILVDEDEPFDESLYDDGTMDLDE
- a CDS encoding MBL fold metallo-hydrolase; translated protein: MTSIDILVIGHLERGADGSVVPSGTWSTSSLVRTDDGHNIVVDTSQGYMGAGIRSSFKQIGRIFPEDVDTVVLTHGHPDHIGNLGLFRNAEVLKFSGGDPMDGVTLLDTEKEIAKGVRFVRTPGHTEDSGSLFVDADRRYALVGDAVPLQENLEKKAVPALNCDPDEAMASMKRIVQYADVVVPGHGKPFGISALKRLYK